The proteins below come from a single Penaeus monodon isolate SGIC_2016 chromosome 23, NSTDA_Pmon_1, whole genome shotgun sequence genomic window:
- the LOC119587681 gene encoding cytochrome P450 2L1-like: MVTELLLALLSVVLLCLKLLQKPRGLPPGHGDIYVWRIGTQTLVFLHDYHMAKEAFTRPEFLNRPDWSIFKLMVSDSNAGVVGSNGPTWHANRRFTLRQLRDLGMGKSRMASVVQREAQCLVQELGKQAGRAAPVPHALTICILNVLWQLVASKRFNVDDPVIMDLETLIDDTLANMARLTVPDFLPWLSCAFPLALQKRLFALDILDVMKEKFSRFCQDLIAEHKETLDPSNPRDLIDAYIIDLQERGRGEEADSSESKDLSKLIFDMFTAGSETTTNTLTWMLYYLAAFPDVQRKMQQEVDRVLPKDALPTLDDRPR; encoded by the exons aTGGTCACAGAACTGTTACTGGCTCTTTTGTCTGTGGTTCTGCTATGTCTGAAGCTCTTGCAGAAACCTCGTGGGTTGCCCCCGG GCCACGGAGACATCTACGT GTGGCGCATAGGGACGCAGACTCTGGTGTTCCTGCATGACTACCACATGGCCAAAGAAGCCTTCACTCGCCCAGAGTTCCTTAACCGGCCTGACTGGAGCATCTTTAAGCTTATGGTGTCGGATAGTAATGCAG GCGTCGTGGGCAGCAACGGACCCACATGGCACGCTAACCGACGCTTTACCCTGAGGCAACTGCGTGACCTGGGTATGGGCAAGTCACGCATGGCATCCGTGGTGCAGCGGGAGGCACAGTGCCTGGTGCAGGAGCTGGGCAAGCAGGCGGGCAGAGCAGCGCCAGTGCCACACGCGCTCACCATCTGTATCTTGAATGTCTTATGGCAGCTGGTGGCGA GCAAAAGGTTCAACGTGGACGACCCCGTTATCATGGACCTCGAAACGCTCATTGATGACACCCTGGCGAACATGGCACGTCTCACAGTGCCAGATTTCCTGCCGTGGCTCTCCTGTGCCTTCCCTCTGGCACTGCAGAAGCGTCTCTTCGCCCTCGATATCTTGGATGTTATGAAGGAAAAGTTCTCTAGGTTCTGTCAG GACCTCATTGCAGAGCACAAGGAGACACTGGACCCAAGCAACCCCAGAGACCTGATTGATGCTTATATTATAGATCTGCAGGAGAGAGGACGTGGCGAAGAGGCCGATAGCAGtgagt cCAAGGATCTGTCCAAACTTATCTTCGACATGTTTACGGCTGGAAGTGAGACCACAACAAACACTCTCACGTGGATGCTGTATTACTTAGCTGCCTTCCCGGATGTGCAGAGGAAGATGCAACAAGAAGTAGACAGGGTTTTGCCGAAGGATGCTCTGCCCACTCTCGACGATAGGCCTAGGTAA
- the LOC119588340 gene encoding uncharacterized protein LOC119588340 produces the protein MFSKEVLSLIVILEASAFATAFKNDTIFPPIIQGDWFSWEDGRGIDTEIFQNEISGRGKPVDRRMIRRDIYEYVFAHHSGCYICSRFLIRSWNVMDRSDSFCITPESRSSAPTASSICGWLDDQTEGYVMFRQDPSPINCRPSIHGLFHFAWQNRFSFTGECNHPGALLRSCQEPGTQFLISNQKFAINYKKCLGIGESFDGRVEFSCLGNWYVGKNHYFAVVNTKESRKEEKYRCFVRNREDDLYLGHSLTPECSVLKTPENSPVRFRLSYAKHEEVTPGCLLPRNMTGKWISTGSGEPEVTINATHISESTWRGYSMKTAHYVCLQQRGNRYLTAKLSVEGCQTEYVCWEFVPRHHNIIRYRRSWAVIYSDFQVCDYANFRSGQEWKYDTLIADAPDPIPCPFSGRFSFGQRGPSPLEPRILGGVTSSPLDTYRCNRRITEMAVCDEERKWIVIDTDRCITLNKDGHPVDFNSVSDYRLQCVGYWKENLLSYLVTYDPSDSASRFRCWVYLRIGETKLRLSQSVGAACGLNQTFLSSTYEESAAVALNLTFEERLYDQCPMYYDDGSDPWRPTDIIRTVFRFTSHNPSVHGPQILAFILPVMTLLR, from the exons cCTCCGCATTCGCAACAGCCTTCAAGAATGACACGATCTTCCCGCCCATTATCCAAGGTGATTGGTTTAGCTGGGAAGATGGGCGGGGCATAGACACCGAAATCTTCCAGAACGAGATAAGTGGGCGGGGCAAACCTGTGGATCGACGTATGATTCGTCGAGATATCTACGAATACGTCTTTGCCCACCATTCAGGATGTTATATCTGTTCCCGGTTCCTCATCAGGTCTTGGAATGTTATGGACAGATCAGATA GTTTCTGCATCACGCCCGAATCCCGCAGCAGCGCGCCCACAGCATCCAGCATCTGCGGGTGGCTGGATGACCAGACGGAGGGATACGTGATGTTCAGACAGGACCCTTCGCCCATCAACTGCCGCCCGTCAATCCATGGGCTGTTTCACTTCGCTTGGCAGAACCGGTTTAG TTTCACAGGGGAATGCAACCACCCTGGGGCTCTCCTGCGCTCGTGCCAGGAGCCAGGCACCCAGTTCCTCATCTCGAACCAGAAGTTTGCCATCAACTATAAGAAATGCCTAGGTATTGGGGAATCTTTTGATGGAC GAGTCGAATTCTCGTGCCTCGGAAACTGGTACGTCGGCAAGAACCACTACTTCGCCGTCGTCAACACGAAGGAATCTCGCAAGGAGGAGAAATACAGGTGCTTCGTCAGGAACCGCGAGGATGACCTTTACCTCGGCCACTCCCTTACTCCGGAGTGCTCTGTGCTGAAGACGCCGGAGAACAGCCCGGTTCGATTCAGGCTTTCGTACG CCAAGCACGAGGAAGTGACTCCGGGTTGTCTCCTGCCTCGAAACATGACAGGAAAATGGATCTCAACGGGCTCGGGAGAACCAGAAGTGACCATCAACGCCACGCATATTTCGGAGTCAACTTGGAGGGGTTACAGCATGAAGACGGCTCATTACGTGTGTTTGCAGCAGAGGGGGAATCGTTATCTGACGGCGAAGCTGAGCGTGGAGGGATG CCAAACGGAATACGTGTGTTGGGAATTCGTACCGAGACACCACAACATCATACGGTACAGAAGAAGCTGGGCCGTTATTTATTCCGATTTCCAAGTGTGTGATTATGCAAATTTCCGAAGCGGCCAGGAGTGGAAGTATGATACGCTGAT AGCGGACGCCCCTGACCCTATCCCGTGTCCCTTCAGTGGCCGCTTTTCCTTCGGCCAGCGTGGCCCTTCGCCGCTCGAGCCACGGATTCTTGGGGGGgtcacctcctcccccctggaTACTTACCGGTGCAACAGGAGGATCACCGAAATGGCTGTGTGTGACGAGGAGAGAAAGTGGATCGTGATTGATACGGATCGCTGTATCACCCTCAATAAGGATGGCCACCCTGTTGATTTTAATA GCGTAAGTGACTACCGACTCCAGTGTGTAGGTTACTGGAAGGAAAACTTACTGTCTTATCTGGTGACCTATGACCCCTCCGACTCCGCTTCGAGGTTCAGGTGCTGG GTCTACCTACGCATCGGCGAAACGAAACTACGTCTGTCACAGTCCGTCGGCGCTGCGTGTGGACTCAACCAGACTTTTCTCTCGTCGACTTACGAGGAGAGCGCGGCAGTTGCACTCAACCTCACCTTCGAAGAACGACTGt ACGACCAGTGTCCTATGTATTACGACGACGGGAGCGACCCTTGGCGACCCACAGACATCATAAGAACAGTCTTTCGTTTCACTAGTCACAACCCATCCGTCCATGGCCCTCAGATCCTTGCATTTATCCTCCCTGTGATGACTCTGCTCAGGTAA